From the Ferviditalea candida genome, one window contains:
- a CDS encoding capping complex subunit for YIEGIA, producing MSEILAVISMFPDQVCGGAPIFLAKNEEELEALAFLLEKIMDAMAHDLKNGTKIIVKH from the coding sequence ATGAGCGAAATATTGGCGGTCATTTCAATGTTTCCCGATCAGGTGTGCGGAGGGGCTCCCATCTTTTTGGCAAAAAATGAAGAAGAGCTTGAGGCACTGGCTTTTTTGCTGGAAAAAATCATGGACGCCATGGCCCATGACCTGAAGAATGGAACGAAGATCATCGTGAAGCATTAA
- a CDS encoding YIEGIA family protein, which produces MIVLLASHRYTLGIIIGTLFGILARLSMLHTDYRQYPTYPHGRIIHISLGVIAAALGSVAVPSLLEKNYTAITFLALAAQQFRDVRSMERETLTKIDQMELVPRGPTYIEGIAMVFEGRNYLVIFTAFITSLFTVLATWYWGMFIGIFALIISRQYKSGKQLSSIAKIINAELRMSGPDLYVDDIYIMNVGLKESQNKIRKHGLGLILQPINANAKVTLANLGQRQAILHDVSTILGAYRDSGEPSLIPLCKLDLDDGRLAVFIIPNDRDPEKARQVLMRVPVLESAVRMPSEAEVNKKRKIGW; this is translated from the coding sequence GTGATCGTGCTGTTGGCCAGCCATCGATACACGCTCGGTATCATTATCGGGACTTTGTTCGGCATTCTGGCGCGGCTCAGCATGCTGCATACCGATTACCGGCAGTATCCCACATATCCGCACGGGCGCATCATTCATATCTCTCTTGGCGTGATTGCCGCGGCTCTCGGATCGGTGGCGGTGCCCTCGCTGCTTGAGAAAAACTATACCGCGATCACCTTTCTGGCGCTGGCGGCCCAGCAATTCAGGGATGTGCGCAGCATGGAAAGAGAGACGCTGACGAAAATCGACCAAATGGAGCTGGTGCCTCGCGGCCCTACATACATAGAAGGGATTGCCATGGTATTCGAGGGCAGAAACTATTTAGTCATTTTCACAGCGTTCATTACAAGTTTATTTACCGTTCTGGCGACATGGTATTGGGGAATGTTCATCGGCATATTTGCCTTAATTATCTCCCGGCAGTACAAATCGGGCAAACAGCTGTCCAGTATCGCCAAGATAATCAATGCCGAGTTGAGAATGTCCGGGCCGGATTTGTATGTGGACGATATATATATCATGAATGTGGGTTTGAAAGAATCGCAAAACAAAATCCGCAAGCATGGTCTGGGGCTGATTCTGCAGCCGATCAACGCGAATGCGAAGGTGACGCTGGCGAACTTGGGACAAAGGCAGGCGATCCTTCATGATGTTTCAACCATCCTTGGGGCTTATCGGGATTCCGGGGAACCGTCCCTTATTCCGTTATGCAAGCTCGACCTGGACGACGGCAGGCTGGCGGTGTTCATCATTCCGAATGACCGGGATCCGGAAAAGGCGCGTCAGGTTTTGATGAGAGTGCCGGTTTTGGAGAGCGCGGTCAGAATGCCAAGTGAAGCGGAAGTCAACAAAAAGCGCAAAATTGGGTGGTGA